One genomic window of Evansella cellulosilytica DSM 2522 includes the following:
- a CDS encoding DEAD/DEAH box helicase, with amino-acid sequence MSHTSSIIHSFQPFLQEAWKKSHFKEVTEIQKQVIPAILEGQDIIAESPTGTGKTLAYLLPTLEKIDVNKKEMQVLIFASSRELVMQILEEIRIWTEGSSIGRAALIGGANVKRQIDKLKKKPQIVVATPGRAVELMQQKKLKVHEVKTVVFDEADQLFSNEHQKQIDHVLKSTLKDRQILVFSATLNELVEEKAKIRMNDAKVVRVKLDEEANNVEHVYIICEQRDKMTTLRRLINLKGLRALAFSNDIQLLSTYAAKLEYDGMPLGLLHSETTKQEREQALRQFREKRTPLLLATDVASRGLDIKELTHVFQLDVPRDAEQYKHRAGRTGRAGQEGTVISLVTEQEVQKLLQLGKKLSLTMYEKRLYKGELV; translated from the coding sequence ATGAGTCATACATCGTCTATCATACATAGTTTTCAGCCATTTTTACAAGAGGCTTGGAAAAAATCTCATTTTAAAGAGGTAACAGAAATTCAAAAGCAAGTCATTCCTGCTATTTTAGAGGGACAAGATATTATTGCAGAATCACCAACAGGTACGGGAAAAACGCTTGCCTATTTGTTGCCAACATTAGAAAAAATTGATGTTAATAAAAAGGAGATGCAAGTACTTATCTTTGCATCATCACGAGAGCTTGTTATGCAAATTTTAGAAGAAATTCGCATATGGACAGAAGGGAGCAGTATCGGCAGAGCAGCACTTATTGGTGGTGCGAATGTAAAGAGGCAAATAGATAAACTGAAGAAGAAGCCGCAAATTGTTGTAGCAACTCCAGGAAGAGCTGTTGAGCTAATGCAGCAGAAGAAGTTGAAGGTTCATGAAGTGAAAACGGTCGTGTTTGATGAAGCAGATCAACTTTTCTCAAACGAACATCAAAAACAAATAGATCATGTATTAAAGTCAACGTTAAAGGATCGTCAAATTTTAGTTTTCTCTGCAACTTTAAATGAACTTGTAGAGGAAAAGGCGAAGATTCGAATGAACGATGCAAAAGTGGTACGAGTGAAGTTAGATGAAGAAGCAAATAATGTAGAGCATGTCTATATTATCTGTGAGCAAAGAGATAAAATGACAACGCTAAGACGGCTTATAAATCTAAAAGGATTACGGGCATTAGCTTTTTCAAATGATATTCAATTACTTTCAACATATGCGGCTAAATTAGAGTACGATGGCATGCCATTAGGTTTACTTCATAGTGAAACAACGAAGCAAGAGAGGGAACAAGCATTGAGACAATTTCGTGAAAAACGTACGCCACTGTTACTCGCGACAGATGTGGCCTCAAGAGGATTAGATATTAAGGAACTGACGCATGTGTTTCAATTAGATGTTCCGAGGGATGCAGAGCAATATAAGCATCGGGCCGGAAGAACAGGGCGAGCTGGGCAAGAGGGGACGGTCATTTCTCTTGTGACAGAGCAAGAGGTTCAAAAGCTACTTCAATTAGGTAAAAAATTGTCTTTGACTATGTACGAAAAGCGTTTAT